In Paenibacillus algicola, a genomic segment contains:
- a CDS encoding response regulator, whose product MSTGQGARVLIIDDELQIRRLLNVALQAHEYEVVQAETGIQGLEKASTCLPDLILLDLGLPDLSGLEVMERLREWTTVPIIVLTAKEREETKIEMLNGGADDYVTKPFGMGELIARIRVALRHAARTAQEPVLQFEGLTLDLAHRHVELGGKRIKLTPTEYDLLKVLALNAGRVMTQRQLLQQVWGKHHYEAESHYLRIYVGHLRKKLEQDSTRPQYIVTEPGIGYRFMERKHSD is encoded by the coding sequence ATGAGTACCGGGCAAGGAGCCAGAGTGCTGATTATTGATGATGAGCTGCAGATTCGAAGGCTGTTAAACGTGGCGCTGCAGGCTCACGAATACGAGGTTGTTCAAGCGGAGACGGGCATTCAAGGCCTGGAGAAGGCTTCGACCTGCCTTCCTGATCTCATTCTGCTGGATTTGGGTCTGCCTGATCTGAGTGGATTGGAAGTGATGGAACGGCTGCGAGAGTGGACAACGGTTCCGATTATCGTGCTGACAGCGAAGGAGCGGGAAGAAACGAAGATTGAAATGCTGAACGGAGGAGCAGATGATTACGTTACAAAGCCCTTTGGCATGGGGGAGCTTATAGCACGCATTCGCGTCGCCCTGCGCCATGCAGCAAGGACCGCTCAGGAGCCGGTGCTGCAGTTTGAGGGCTTGACCCTGGATTTGGCACATCGACATGTCGAGCTGGGGGGAAAAAGAATCAAGCTTACGCCCACAGAATACGATCTTCTTAAAGTGTTGGCTTTGAATGCAGGAAGAGTCATGACGCAGCGGCAGCTGCTGCAGCAGGTGTGGGGCAAGCATCATTATGAAGCGGAAAGTCATTATCTGCGCATTTATGTCGGCCATCTCCGAAAGAAGCTGGAGCAGGACTCTACCCGGCCTCAGTACATTGTTACTGAACCGGGCATCGGATATCGGTTTATGGAAAGAAAGCATAGTGACTAG
- a CDS encoding histidine kinase — translation MEAFRRKSPEEILQSIQALHKGRLKLVIGPFRGAGKTYQMLLEGHTLLKQGIDVVFCTATSLRHQETMEQLGELEQIEGIAWMRNGTLQKDLDLEAIRKRRPEVVLIDELAHQNRPQALLPTRLQEIEELLSQGISVITTVNVFELHGYAQWAQQLTGMVIRQTVSSRILDMADELRLIDVTPETILARLADGTLVTEHPEAAWHEPGHLAKLRELALRLVAEEVNERLVEHRKEQGLGGPSGASEHILVSIQYHWNGSIYIRRAQQISKRLNGRLSVVTFVHAQKPLTPDQETFKSSLLKLVHKLQAGFEELQLPSRRQIARALVDYAHKHGVTRIVLGHSRQSTWQELIRGSVVHALLDRLQYADLYFMADTAENYGERILPAPSVTAPAHHSYRRLSGLEIQERIHQITRGKFKVYIGAAPGVGKTYTMLKEGNLWSEKGIKVVVGFLETHGRQETADQVGRLPVLPRKVIAYRGALLEELDVSAILECNPEVVLIDELAHSNVPGSSNQKRYQDIQDILNAGISVISTMNVQHLESLQDRVEHLTGVKVRETVPDGLLQLADEVQLVDVAPDALRQRIREGKVYAMDKVEQALQHFFKMGNLIALRELALRELADDVDERLEAWEEGYSLRGPWRGQEAILVVLTPNEHAERLIRHGFRIAFRLKASWRVLLVTTQELTAEQKQRCLKLEELSERLGGRFEVLQAKHRREAVRELLYQARACCCTQIVIGHTPGSGGSGVLSRSLVKPLLKHARHLDILVVLQTAGIHQRIMN, via the coding sequence TCAGATGCTGCTGGAAGGACATACTCTGCTGAAACAAGGCATTGACGTTGTCTTCTGTACAGCCACCAGCCTGCGCCATCAGGAAACGATGGAGCAGCTCGGTGAGCTGGAGCAGATTGAGGGCATTGCCTGGATGCGGAATGGAACTCTTCAGAAGGATCTGGATCTTGAAGCCATCCGGAAGCGCCGTCCAGAGGTCGTGTTAATTGATGAGCTAGCTCATCAGAACCGTCCTCAGGCCTTGCTCCCTACACGCCTTCAGGAGATCGAGGAGCTGCTGAGCCAGGGCATCAGTGTCATTACAACCGTAAATGTATTCGAGCTTCATGGTTATGCACAATGGGCGCAGCAGCTTACGGGCATGGTAATTCGGCAAACCGTATCCAGCCGCATTCTGGACATGGCGGATGAGCTTCGTCTGATTGATGTCACCCCGGAGACCATTCTGGCCCGCCTGGCCGACGGCACCCTTGTGACGGAGCACCCTGAAGCCGCCTGGCATGAGCCCGGCCACTTAGCCAAGCTGAGAGAGCTGGCACTGCGGCTGGTAGCGGAAGAGGTTAACGAACGGCTGGTAGAGCACAGGAAGGAGCAGGGGCTTGGGGGACCTTCCGGAGCCTCGGAGCATATTTTGGTATCTATACAGTATCACTGGAACGGATCGATCTATATACGGCGGGCGCAGCAAATCTCAAAGCGGCTGAATGGCCGTTTGTCCGTGGTTACATTTGTACATGCTCAGAAGCCGCTCACCCCTGACCAGGAAACGTTCAAAAGCTCGCTGCTGAAGCTGGTGCATAAATTACAAGCGGGCTTTGAGGAGCTTCAGCTGCCTTCAAGGAGACAGATTGCGAGGGCTCTCGTTGATTATGCGCATAAGCATGGGGTGACCCGAATTGTACTGGGGCATTCCCGGCAAAGCACTTGGCAGGAGCTGATCAGGGGTTCAGTGGTTCATGCACTGCTGGACCGACTTCAATATGCAGATCTGTACTTTATGGCGGATACAGCAGAGAACTACGGAGAGCGGATTCTGCCAGCGCCCAGCGTGACTGCACCTGCTCATCACTCCTACCGGCGTCTTAGCGGACTTGAAATCCAAGAGCGCATTCATCAGATTACGCGGGGAAAATTTAAGGTTTATATCGGTGCCGCCCCAGGTGTAGGCAAAACGTACACCATGCTGAAGGAAGGAAATTTGTGGAGTGAGAAAGGCATTAAGGTCGTGGTGGGATTCTTGGAGACCCATGGACGACAGGAGACGGCGGATCAAGTCGGACGCCTGCCGGTCCTCCCACGAAAGGTCATCGCTTACCGCGGGGCTCTGCTGGAGGAGCTCGATGTATCGGCTATCTTGGAGTGCAATCCCGAGGTCGTGTTGATTGATGAGCTGGCACACAGCAACGTACCGGGAAGCAGCAACCAAAAGAGATATCAGGATATTCAGGATATTCTGAACGCAGGCATTTCGGTCATTTCTACAATGAATGTACAGCACCTTGAGAGTCTTCAAGACCGAGTGGAGCATCTGACGGGTGTCAAGGTGCGGGAAACGGTGCCTGATGGCTTGCTTCAGCTCGCCGATGAGGTTCAGCTGGTGGATGTAGCACCGGACGCCCTGCGTCAGCGGATACGAGAAGGCAAAGTATACGCTATGGACAAGGTAGAGCAGGCGCTGCAGCATTTTTTCAAAATGGGCAATCTGATTGCACTGCGAGAGTTGGCCCTCCGGGAGCTGGCGGATGATGTAGATGAACGGCTGGAGGCCTGGGAAGAGGGCTATTCCCTGAGGGGGCCCTGGCGGGGGCAAGAAGCTATTCTGGTCGTGCTGACCCCGAATGAGCACGCAGAACGGCTGATTCGTCACGGCTTCCGTATTGCCTTTCGGCTGAAAGCCAGCTGGCGCGTCTTGCTGGTTACCACGCAAGAGCTTACGGCAGAGCAGAAGCAGCGCTGCCTGAAGCTGGAGGAGCTTTCCGAGCGTCTTGGCGGCAGGTTTGAGGTGCTGCAAGCGAAACATCGCCGTGAAGCTGTTCGGGAGCTGTTATATCAGGCCCGCGCCTGCTGCTGCACTCAAATTGTCATTGGGCATACCCCCGGATCAGGAGGATCCGGCGTGCTGTCGCGAAGTCTGGTCAAGCCGCTCTTGAAACATGCACGACATCTGGATATTCTGGTCGTTCTGCAGACGGCTGGAATTCATCAAAGAATCATGAACTAG
- a CDS encoding DUF4118 domain-containing protein — protein MSYRRTAGAYACVTLLVASLTFLLWMLGFSFDLVNIALIYLLPVLLSAVYAGKGPSLYAAALSVLAFDVFFVPPVLSVTVEDLRYLISFVIFLAVAGLTASLADRLKQQLQYAKRREAQTALLLALSKEMGQLTEIPSLLASLSAQIARHVECETAFYLVHEGRGLERVVQAPGFSRWEVTEKEAVLAEWVFTHRTTAGRGAETLPEASGLFLPISSEDSIFGVMAVNLKGKKLAEDARPLLEALAGLAANTMARIRLSEEAKLAQLTAESEKLRNAILDSVSHELRTPLATITGSVTALIEGERIFSSSDRLELLSTVEEGARRMNRLVSNLLGMVQLESGMLQLRQSWCDIEDIVGVVQHQVKELQRNRMLHIRLQPDLGWLRGDQGLLELVLVNILSNSFKYSHDYSLVTVDVRLEQGSMNIRIADEGIGVDKSDQERIFDKFYRAKHSQNVPGTGLGLAICKGIIDLHGGSIKAETNDQQGLTVTVRLPVHDRCTAVPLVP, from the coding sequence ATGAGTTATCGAAGAACAGCAGGTGCATATGCCTGCGTCACTTTGCTGGTGGCCAGTCTTACTTTCTTGCTATGGATGCTTGGATTTTCCTTTGATCTGGTCAATATTGCCCTGATCTATTTATTACCGGTCCTCTTGAGCGCTGTTTATGCGGGCAAGGGACCTTCTTTGTATGCGGCGGCTCTGAGCGTCCTGGCTTTTGACGTTTTCTTCGTGCCGCCGGTGCTGAGTGTCACCGTGGAGGATCTGCGGTATTTGATTTCGTTTGTTATTTTTCTTGCGGTGGCCGGATTGACAGCCAGCCTGGCAGACCGGTTAAAGCAGCAGCTGCAGTACGCCAAAAGAAGAGAAGCACAAACGGCCCTGTTATTGGCACTTAGTAAGGAGATGGGCCAGCTGACAGAGATTCCGTCTCTGTTGGCCAGCTTATCGGCACAGATTGCACGGCATGTGGAATGTGAAACTGCCTTTTACCTAGTCCATGAAGGGCGAGGACTGGAGCGGGTCGTTCAGGCGCCGGGCTTCTCCCGCTGGGAGGTTACGGAGAAAGAAGCCGTCCTTGCAGAGTGGGTGTTCACGCATAGAACGACAGCAGGCCGGGGCGCGGAGACTTTACCGGAGGCATCCGGTCTGTTTCTGCCGATTTCTTCTGAGGACAGCATCTTCGGCGTCATGGCGGTGAACTTGAAAGGGAAAAAGCTGGCGGAAGATGCACGGCCGCTGCTGGAGGCACTGGCAGGCTTGGCGGCCAACACCATGGCCAGAATCCGGCTAAGCGAGGAGGCCAAGCTTGCCCAGCTGACAGCAGAGTCAGAGAAGCTCCGTAACGCCATCCTGGACTCGGTCTCCCATGAGCTTCGGACTCCGCTGGCGACCATTACCGGCTCTGTGACGGCTCTCATTGAGGGGGAGCGCATCTTCTCTTCCAGCGACCGCTTAGAGCTCCTGAGCACGGTTGAAGAAGGGGCGAGGCGTATGAACCGCTTGGTCTCCAATCTTCTAGGGATGGTACAGCTCGAAAGCGGCATGCTGCAGCTGAGGCAAAGCTGGTGCGACATCGAAGATATTGTCGGCGTGGTGCAGCATCAGGTGAAGGAGCTTCAGCGGAACCGGATGCTGCACATTAGGCTTCAGCCGGATTTGGGATGGCTTCGCGGGGACCAGGGACTGCTGGAGCTGGTGCTGGTCAACATTTTGAGCAACAGCTTCAAATATTCCCACGATTACAGCCTAGTGACTGTAGACGTTCGCTTGGAGCAGGGCTCTATGAATATCAGGATTGCTGATGAAGGGATCGGGGTTGATAAATCCGACCAGGAGAGGATTTTTGATAAGTTTTACCGTGCCAAGCATAGCCAAAATGTACCGGGAACGGGGCTTGGCCTGGCTATTTGCAAAGGAATTATTGATCTTCACGGGGGGAGCATTAAGGCCGAGACGAACGATCAACAAGGACTTACCGTGACCGTTCGCCTTCCGGTTCATGACCGCTGCACGGCGGTGCCCCTCGTACCATAA
- a CDS encoding family 2 glycosyl transferase — MKSKARYILLILSIFLAGLVTAVVLIPERNSDVTTDDQPEKIRFPYVSKVENGSFHVRTNAGWEPFFVKGVNIGAGKPGAFPGELAITYEEYLRWFQYISDMNANTIRVYTTLRPQFYNALLDFNQSNEAAGKDPLYLIHGVWVDENDILTIEDAFGEEDKIVNDVIRSGKEIVDILHGDRYLAPNKGHADGTYTSDVSSYVIGWILGIEWEPAFVVGTDENNTARDQFEGKHLFTENASPFEIFLAEMGDGIMAYEQEKYGMQRPVAFSNWVTTDPLTHSSEPYPNEDLVEVNVEHIKTKESYETGMFASYHVYPYYPDTFSFQKEYIEYMDERGQANPYRAYLEDLKQVHSIPIVISEFGIPASRGKAHENRVTGFNQGFIDEKTQGDMIMHMMTDIHDAGLAGGIVFAWQDEWFKRTWNNNDLDLPDSRPFWSNTQTNEQHFGLLAFDPGSPGNLVEVDGNAMEWQGEKPFYEDERLKLYVRSDEAYMYFRVEAENYNFEQDTLLLPMDTISGQGNDGMKDMKVSFSEAADFVLQIQGPDNSRLLVDAYYDNYYFRYAVLTDLLERQAEYHTKNSGLFNPIFLALNKQIKIPTSGEVIPFTGYETGKLLYGISNPEHPEYNSLSDFYYQDGQLEIRIPWQLLNVMDPSRKMIMDDMHARGTIASLKTDSFHIGIMQPDENAPSNVPMSRYTWEDWERPSYHERLKPSYYILQEGFKGLSTVKE; from the coding sequence ATGAAGTCGAAAGCTAGATATATATTACTGATCTTGTCTATTTTTCTGGCAGGGCTTGTGACTGCCGTTGTCCTTATACCTGAGAGAAATTCAGATGTCACAACCGATGATCAACCCGAAAAGATCCGGTTTCCCTATGTCAGCAAAGTGGAAAACGGTTCTTTTCATGTGCGCACAAATGCGGGCTGGGAGCCGTTTTTCGTCAAGGGTGTCAATATTGGGGCCGGCAAGCCGGGCGCCTTCCCGGGTGAGCTGGCGATTACCTATGAGGAATATCTTCGCTGGTTTCAATACATATCAGACATGAATGCCAATACGATTCGTGTGTACACCACGCTCAGACCACAGTTCTACAATGCGCTGCTCGATTTTAACCAGAGCAATGAGGCTGCCGGCAAGGATCCCCTGTACCTCATTCACGGGGTGTGGGTAGATGAGAATGACATCCTGACGATTGAGGATGCGTTTGGCGAAGAAGACAAAATTGTGAATGATGTGATCCGCAGCGGGAAGGAAATCGTAGATATTTTACACGGTGACCGCTATCTGGCTCCGAACAAGGGGCATGCAGATGGAACGTATACATCGGATGTATCAAGCTATGTGATCGGCTGGATCCTGGGGATCGAATGGGAGCCGGCTTTTGTAGTGGGCACAGATGAAAATAATACAGCACGTGACCAATTTGAGGGCAAGCACCTTTTTACAGAGAATGCCTCCCCGTTTGAAATTTTCCTGGCCGAGATGGGCGACGGCATTATGGCCTATGAGCAGGAGAAGTATGGAATGCAGCGTCCGGTGGCCTTTTCCAACTGGGTTACTACCGATCCGCTGACGCATTCAAGCGAGCCTTATCCGAACGAGGATTTGGTAGAGGTTAATGTCGAGCATATCAAGACCAAGGAATCCTATGAGACGGGGATGTTTGCATCGTATCACGTGTATCCATACTACCCGGACACCTTTAGCTTTCAGAAGGAATACATTGAATATATGGATGAGCGGGGACAAGCCAACCCCTACCGTGCTTATCTGGAGGACCTGAAGCAGGTGCACAGCATTCCGATTGTCATCTCCGAGTTCGGCATTCCAGCCTCCCGCGGTAAGGCTCATGAGAACAGGGTGACCGGCTTTAACCAGGGCTTTATTGATGAAAAGACCCAGGGCGATATGATTATGCACATGATGACCGATATTCATGATGCAGGTCTCGCCGGAGGCATTGTATTTGCCTGGCAGGATGAATGGTTCAAGCGAACCTGGAATAACAATGATCTGGATTTGCCGGACTCCCGTCCGTTCTGGAGCAACACGCAGACCAACGAGCAGCATTTCGGCCTGCTGGCGTTTGACCCGGGCAGCCCGGGCAATCTGGTGGAGGTAGACGGAAATGCGATGGAGTGGCAGGGGGAGAAGCCTTTTTACGAGGATGAGCGGCTGAAGCTGTACGTCCGGAGTGATGAAGCTTATATGTATTTTAGGGTGGAAGCCGAGAATTATAATTTTGAGCAGGATACGCTGCTGCTGCCGATGGACACGATATCGGGGCAGGGCAATGACGGGATGAAGGATATGAAGGTATCCTTCAGCGAGGCCGCGGATTTTGTGCTGCAGATTCAGGGGCCGGACAACTCGCGCCTGCTTGTCGATGCCTATTATGACAATTATTATTTCCGCTATGCGGTGCTGACGGATCTGTTAGAAAGACAGGCTGAATATCATACCAAGAACTCGGGCCTGTTCAATCCCATCTTCCTTGCGCTGAACAAGCAGATCAAGATTCCGACAAGCGGAGAAGTTATTCCGTTTACCGGCTATGAGACGGGGAAGCTGCTGTACGGCATCAGCAATCCGGAGCATCCGGAGTATAACTCATTGAGCGATTTCTATTACCAGGACGGCCAGCTGGAGATCCGTATTCCATGGCAGCTCCTCAATGTGATGGACCCTTCGCGCAAAATGATCATGGATGACATGCATGCACGTGGAACCATCGCTTCATTAAAGACAGACAGCTTTCACATTGGCATTATGCAGCCTGATGAGAATGCCCCTTCGAACGTGCCGATGTCCCGCTATACCTGGGAGGATTGGGAGCGACCTAGCTACCATGAGAGGCTGAAGCCGTCCTATTATATTTTGCAGGAAGGCTTTAAGGGCCTGTCCACGGTAAAGGAGTAG